A window of Fragaria vesca subsp. vesca linkage group LG7, FraVesHawaii_1.0, whole genome shotgun sequence contains these coding sequences:
- the LOC101299541 gene encoding uncharacterized protein LOC101299541, whose translation MQIDMFPSHEEKVDEFSFNGPEEKLEKLETQAIHEWPPASSNRSTYSSSSTSRVDNIWMNAKGWLGGKSLSSLLRRSRSKKKEDARLQTASIHAALSVTRLAAAIASVAAAKRSIDSGSESAHDTVLQPGNNIDDIFTSAAALVTTVCAEAAESLGAQTTDVSSAINSGWATQTTGDMITLTADAATCLRGVAALKTRAMADAYFPTTQNFLQVKAELSVVTPSGSKRHGWASIYSKHSQLILSIQKKHLGILARKKEYKILHVEEEREAEGNLSISLRSNSGYIKLLFKDETQSLVWTTSISNLLQLHY comes from the exons ATGCAGATTGACATGTTCCCTTCACATGAAGAGAAGGTGGATGAGTTTAGCTTCAACGGACCAGAAGAAAAACTAGAAAAACTAGAGACACAAGCTATACACGAGTGGCCACCGGCAAGTAGCAATAGAAGCACTTACAGCAGCAGCAGCACTAGCAGGGTGGATAACATATGG ATGAATGCAAAGGGATGGTTAGGGGGCAAATCCTTAAGTAGCTTGCTAAGACGAAGCAGATCCAAGAAGAAAGAAGATGCTCGACTTCAAACAGCAAGCATTCATGCTGCCCTTTCTGTCACACGCTTGGCTGCAGCAATCGCAAGTGTTGCTGCAGCTAAGAGAAGCATAGACTCAGGATCAGAATCAGCACATGATACGGTACTTCAACCAGGGAACAACATTGACGACATTTTCACTTCTGCAGCAGCTCTGGTTACCACAGTTTGTGCTGAAGCTGCTGAGTCATTAGGGGCGCAGACAACTGATGTTTCTTCTGCCATTAACTCAGGCTGGGCTACCCAAACAACGGGCGATATGATCACACTCACAGCTGATGCTGCAACAT GTTTAAGAGGAGTAGCAGCACTCAAAACAAGAGCTATGGCCGATGCATATTTTCCTACAACGCAAAATTTTCTTCAAGTAAAAGCAGAGCTATCTGTTGTCACTCCTTCTG GAAGCAAAAGACATGGCTGGGCCTCCATATATTCGAAGCATAGTCAGCTCATATTGAGCATCCAGAAGAAGCATTTGGGAATCTTAGCCAGAAAAAAGGAAT ACAAGATTTTGCATGTGGAGGAGGAAAGGGAAGCTGAGGGAAACCTTTCAATCAGCCTAAGGAGCAACAGTGGATACATCAAGCTCTTGTTCAAAGATGAAACCCAATCTTTAGTCTGGACGACAAGCATTTCAAATCTTTTGCAGTTGCATTACTAA
- the LOC101301822 gene encoding cullin-associated NEDD8-dissociated protein 1-like translates to MANIAMTGILEKMTGKDKDYRYMATSDLLNELNKDNFKADSDLEIKLSNIIIQQLDDVAGDVSGLAVKCLAPLVKKVSEPRVVEMTNKLCEKLLKEKDQHRDIASIAMKAIVAEVSTQSLAQSILVAILPQLIRGITAPGMSTEIKCECLDILCEVLHKFGNLMATDHELLLGALLSQLSSNQASVRKRTVSCIASLASSLSDDLLAKATGEVVQNLRNKGTKSEMTRTNIQMIGALSRAVGYRFGPHLADTVPVLINYCTSASENDEELREYSLQALESFLLRCPRDISSYCDEILHLNLEYLSYDPNFTDNMEEDTDDETLEEEEDDESANEYTDDEDVSWKVRRAAAKCLAALIVSRPEMLAKLYEEACPKLIERFKEREENVKMDVFNTFTELLQQTGNVTKGQIDINEQSPRWLLKQEVPKIVRSINRQLREKSIKTKVGAFSVLKELVVVLPDCLADQIGSLIPGIEKALSDKSSTSNLKIEALIFTRLVLASHSPSVFHPYIKALSSPVLSAVAERYYKVTAEALRVCGELVRVVRPNIEGTGFDFKPYVQPIYKAIMSRLTNQDQDQEVKECAISCMGLLVSTFGDNLNAELSVCLPVLVDRMGNEITRLTAVKAFAVIASSPLRIDLSCVLDQVIAELTAFLRKANRPLRQATLGTLNSLIVAYGDKIGPSAYEVIIVELATLISDSDLRMTALALELCCTLMADRSSLVVGLAVRNKVLPQALTLIKSSLLQGSALLALQNFFASLVYSANTSFDALLDSLLSSAKPSPQSGGVAKQALYSIAQCVAVLCLAAGDQKCSSTVKMLTEILKHDSSTNSAKQHLALLCLGEIGRRKDLSSHAHIENIVIESFQSPFEEIKSAASYALGNIAVGNLFKYLPFILDQIDNQQKKQYLLLHSLKEVIVRQSVDKAEFQDTSVEKILNLLFNHCESEEEGVRNVVAECLGKIALIEPAKLVPALKVRTTSPAAFTRATVVIAVKYSVVERPEKIDEILYPEISSFLMLIKDHDRHVRRAAVLALSTFAHNKPNLIKGLLPELLPLLYDQTVIKKELIRTVDLGPFKHIVDDGLELRKAAFECVDTLLDSCLDQVNPSSFIVPYLKSGLDDHYDVKMPCHLILSKLADKCPSAVLAVLDSLVDHLQKTINFKPKQDAVKQEVDRNEDMIRSALRTIASLHRISGGDCSIKFKNLTNEIAKSPALWDKYCSIRNE, encoded by the exons ATGGCGAACATCGCCATGACTGGTATACTGGAGAAG ATGACGGGGAAGGATAAGGATTATAGATACATGGCGACATCGGATTTGTTGAACGAATTAAATAAAGACAATTTTAAAGCTGATTCTGATCTAGAGATAAAGTTGTCGAATATTATTATTCAGCAACTCGATGATGTTGCCGGCGATGTATCTGGATTGGCTGTCAAATG TCTTGCTCCATTAGTTAAGAAGGTCAGCGAGCCACGAGTTGTGGAGATGACAAATAAACTTTGTGAAAAGTTGCTAAAGGAGAAGGATCAACATCGTGACATTGCCAGCATAGCTATGAAGGCTATTGTTGCAGAAGTCTCTACTCAATCACTTGCGCAGTCTATTCTTGTTGCTATTTTACCTCAGTTGATTAGAGGAATTACTGCCCCG GGAATGAGCACAGAGATAAAATGTGAATGTCTTGATATCTTATGTGAAGTCCTTCATAAGTTTGGCAATCTTATGGCTACCGACCATGAGCTGCTATTAGGTGCTCTCTTGTCTCAGTTGAGTTCCAATCAAGCCAGCGTGAGGAAGAGAACTGTGTCATGCATTG CATCACTTGCTTCAAGCTTGTCAGACGATTTGTTGGCAAAGGCTACTGGTGAAGTTGTTCAGAACTTGAGAAATAAAGGCACAAAGTCTGAAATGACTCGTACAAATATTCAGATGATTGGTGCTTTAAG TCGTGCTGTTGGCTATCGTTTTGGACCCCATCTTGCTGACACTGTTCCAGTGCTTATCAATTACTGCACAAGTGCATCTGAGAATGATGAAGAGCTTCGTGAGTACAGCTTGCAG GCACTAGAGAGTTTTCTGCTTAGGTGTCCCAGGGATATTTCTTCCTATTGTGATGAAATACTTCATCTCAACTTGGAGTATCTGAGTTACGACCCAAACTTCACAGATAACATGGAAGAGGATACTGATGATGAAACTCTTGAGGAGGAGGAAGATGA TGAGAGTGCGAACGAATATACAGATGATGAAGATGTCAGTTGGAAAGTCCGAAGAGCAGCAGCTAAATGCTTAGCAGCATTAATTGTATCTCGTCCTGAGATGCTTGCTAAGCTGTATGAGGAG GCTTGTCCAAAATTAATCGAGAGGTTTAAAGAGAGGGAAGAGAATGTCAAG ATGGATGTTTTCAATACTTTTACAGAGCTCTTGCAGCAAACTGGAAATGTCACAAAGGGCCAGATTGACATTAATGAACAGAG TCCAAGATGGTTATTGAAGCAAGAAGTGCCAAAGATTGTCAGATCTATTAACAGGCAACTACGTGAGAAATCTATCAAGACGAAG GTTGGTGCATTTTCTGTTTTGAAAGAACTTGTGGTGGTTTTGCCAGATTGCCTGGCAGATCAAATTGGCTCGCTCATTCCAGGAATTGAAAAAGCGTTAAGT GACAAGTCCTCTACCTCAAATTTGAAGATTGAAGCTCTTATATTTACAAGATTAGTGCTGGCTTCACATTCTCCTTCTGTTTTTCATCCTTACATCAAG GCTCTCTCTAGTCCTGTTTTATCTGCCGTGGCAGAGCGTTACTACAAAGTCACAGCTGAAGCACTTAGGGTCTGTGGTGAACTTGTGCGTGTTGTTCGCCCAAATATTGAG GGGACTGGTTTTGATTTCAAACCGTATGTTCAACCAATATATAAGGCAATTATGTCCCGCTTGACAAACCAAGATCAAGATCAG GAGGTGAAAGAATGTGCTATATCTTGCATGGGACTACTTGTGTCGACATTTGGTGATAACCTCAATGCTGAATTATCTGTGTGCCTTCCTGTACTGGTTGATCGGATGGGAAATGAGATCACTCGACTTACAGCAGTGAAG GCATTTGCTGTCATTGCTTCTTCCCCATTGCGGATAGACCTGTCTTGTGTTTTGGATCAAGTAATAGCAGAGTTGACTGCATTCTTAAGAAAG GCTAATCGGCCTCTGAGGCAGGCAACACTGGGAACCCTGAATTCCCTAATTGTTGCCTATGGTGATAAAATTGGTCCATCAGCTTATGAAGTTATTATTGTAGAACTTGCAACACTGATAAG TGATTCAGACTTGCGTATGACGGCTCTTGCCCTAGAACTTTGCTGCACCTTGATGGCCGACAGGTCAAGCCTAGTTGTTGGTTTGGCTGTTAGAAATAAAGTTCTTCCACAAGCCCTAACATTAATTAAAAGCTCACTGCTGCAGGGGTCAGCTCTATTG GCGTTACAAAACTTCTTTGCTTCCTTGGTGTATTCTGCAAACACAAGTTTTGATGCCTTACTGGACTCTCTTCTTTCAAGCGCTAAACCGTCACCTCAGTCTGGTGGGGTTGCAAAACAAGCTCTATATTCAATAGCTCAATGTGTGGCTGTCCTTTGTCTTGCTGCTGGTGATCAGAAATGTTCATCTACAGTGAAGATGCTTACCGAAATCCTCAAACATGACAGCAGTACAAACTCC GCTAAGCAACATCTTGCATTGCTATGTCTAGGGGAGATTGGGAGAAGGAAAGATCTAAGCTCTCATGCGCATATTGAGAATATTGTCATCGAGTCGTTTCAGTCTCCTTTCGAGGAGATTAAGTCTGCAGCCTCCTATGCTCTTGGCAATATTGCAGTTGGTAACCTATTCAAATATTTGCCTTTTATCTTGGACCAGATTGACAATCAGCAGAAAAAACAGTATCTCTTGCTTCATTCTTTAAAGGAG GTCATAGTAAGGCAATCTGTAGACAAAGCTGAGTTTCAGGACACTAGTGTTGAAAAAATACTCAATTTACTTTTTAATCACTGTGAAAGTGAGGAAGAGGGTGTTCGCAATGTGGTGGCTGAATGTCTGGGTAAAATTGCACTTATTGAACCTGCAAAACTGGTTCCCGCACTCAAG GTGCGCACAACCAGCCCAGCTGCTTTCACAAGAGCTACGGTTGTCATTGCAGTTAAGTATTCAGTAGTAGAGAGGCCAGAGAAGATAGACGAGATCTTATATCCTGAAATCTCATCTTTCTTGATGCTTATTAAGGATCATGACCGG CATGTCAGGCGTGCAGCTGTGTTGGCTTTAAGCACATTCGCTCATAATAAGCCAAACCTCATCAAGGGGCTTCTGCCGGAGTTGTTGCCACTTCTTTATGATCAGACTGTTATCAAG AAAGAATTGATCAGGACTGTTGATCTCGGTCCTTTTAAGCACATTGTGGATGATGGGCTTGAGTTAAGGAAGGCTGCATTTGAATGTGTGGATACTTTACTAGACAGTTGTCTTGACCAAGTGAATCCTTCATCATTTATTGTTCCTTACCTCAAATCTGGTCTTGATG ATCATTATGATGTTAAGATGCCTTGCCATCTTATCCTCTCAAAGCTTGCAGACAAGTGTCCATCAGCTGTACTAGCAG TATTGGATTCATTGGTGGATCATCTCCAAAAAACCATCAACTTTAAGCCAAAGCAAGATGCTGTAAAGCAAGAAGTAGATCGCAATGAAGACATGATCCGCAGCGCTCTAAGAACAATTGCCTCCTTGCATCGTATAAG CGGGGGAGATTGCAGCATTAAGTTCAAGAACCTTACAAATGAAATAGCAAAATCTCCTGCGCTATGGGACAAGTATTGCTCCATCAGAAATGAATGA
- the LOC101301534 gene encoding protein MOR1-like has protein sequence MSSEEEKLLKEAKKLPWDDRLFHKNWKVRNEANIDLAALCDSITDPKDARLREFGSFFRKTLADANSPVQEKALDALIAYLRAADADAARYGKEVCDTIVAKCLTGRPKTVEKAQASFMLWVELEAVDAFLDAMEKAIKNKVAKAVVPAIDVMFQALSEFGSKIIPPKRVLKMLPELFDHQDQNVRASSKGLTLELCRWIGKDPVKSILFEKMRDTMKKELEAELVNVTGTARPSRKIRSEQDKEPEKEVVSEVVGPGLSEESTADAPQEIDEYELVDPVDILTPLDKSGFWDGVKASKWSERKEAVAELTKLASTKRIAPGDFTEICRTLKKLITDVNIAVAVEAIQALGNLAKGLRTHFSGSSRFLLPGLLEKLKEKKPTMSEALNQTLQAMHTAGCLNLVDIVEDVKTSVKNKVPLVRSSTLNWVTFCIETSNKAVVLKLHKDYVPIFMECLNDGTPEVRDAAFSALTAVAKSVGMRPLERSLEKLDDVRRKKLSEMIMGSEGGTSTASTSGLFQSSGVTASSLENSDGSFVRKSAASMLSGKRPVQAVPAKQKGGSGKSGGSKKEVTAQPKASKSVEPPEDVEPAEMSLEEIESRLGSLIQADTISQLKSAVWKERLEAISSFKQQVEALQDINQSVELLIRLLCAVPGWSEKNVQVQQQVIEVITYIASTAMKFPKKCVVLCLLGISERVADIKTRTHAMKCLTSFSEAIGPGFIFERLYKIMKEHKNPKVLSEGILWMVSAVEDFGVSHLKLKDLIDFCKDTGLQSSAAATRNSTIKLLGVTHKFVGPDIKGFLTDVKPALLSALEAEYEKNPYEGAAVVLKRNVRAAESSSVSAGGLDSLPREDISGKVTPTLLKNLESPDWKVRLESIDAVNKIIEEANKRIQPTGTVELFGALRGRLYDSNKNLVAATLTAIGNVASAMGALVEKASKGILSDILKCIGDNKKHMRECTLATLDSWLSAVNLDKMVPYITAAITETKLGAEGRKDLFDWLTRQLSVLSEYNDAVYLLKPASSAMTDKSSDVRKAAEACIAEILRVSGHEAVEKILKDIQGPALALVLERLKPFGSSQAISTVPTSKSIPKVGKSASNGIVKPGMKALPSRTNAMKGSRQGSILSVQDIAVQSQALINVKDSVKVDRERIVVKRFKFEEPRIEQIQDLENDMMKYFREDLHRRLLSTDFKKQVDGLEMLQKALPTIRKEMIEVMDIMLRWFVVQFCKSNTTSLLKVLEFLHDLFDMFRDEGYMLTESEAAILLPCLMEKLGHNGSGVRKEMKELARQIVEAYTAAKSLPYILEGLRSKNYRSRIECAELVGYLIDHHGAEISGQLKSLQIVASLTAERENEIRKAALNTLASGYKLLGEDIWRYVGKLTGAQKSLIEERFKYTVKDMERNKEGKPGEARASLRRSVREIGSDVAEQSGELARSIGAPTLARGNYGHTEIHRERQLMPRGFAAVNGPTDWNEALEIISSEDPDQSVEGMKVVCHELAQSSNDPEGSAMDDLVRDADKLVSCLAKKVATTFDFSLTGASSRSCKYVLNTLMQTFQNKRFAHAVKESTLDSLITELLLWLLDERVPHMDDGSQLLKALNVLMLKILDNADRTSSFVVLINLLRPLDPSRWPAPAANETLAARNQKFSDLVVKCLIKLTKVLQSTIYDVDLDHILQSIHLYLQDLGMEEIRRRAGADDKPLRMVKTVLHELVKLRGAAIKGHLSMVPIDMKPQPIILAYIDLNLETLAAARMLTSTGSGGQTHWGDSAANNPSSATHSADAQLKQELAAIFKKIGDKQTCSIGLYELYRITQLYPKVDIFSQLQNASEAFRTYIRDGLTQMEKNAAAGRTPSSVPMPTPPPASLSVSSPEFAPLSPVHTNSLMDSKSFNVKSEPTSFNLPPAYAEDNRLHNANTPRGLVENSMVDPRNERYMGGVTSGTLDAIRERMKSMQLAAASGNLDSEARPLMYVNDNQNLGLSDQINRVSENTLQSGVLPMDEKALSGLQARMERLKSGTIEPL, from the exons ATGTCGTCGGAGGAAGAGAAGCTGTTGAAGGAGGCGAAGAAATTGCCGTGGGATGATCGGCTTTTTCATAAGAACTGGAAGGTGCGAAATGAAGCCAACATCGACTTGGCTGCCCTGTGCGACTCCATCACCGATCCGAAGGACGCTCGCCTTCGTGAATTTG GTTCGTTTTTTAGGAAGACGCTGGCGGATGCCAATTCGCCGGTGCAGGAGAAGGCGCTTGATGCATTGATTGCTTATTTACGTGCGGCGGATGCTGATGCTGCAAG GTATGGGAAGGAGGTTTGCGATACCATTGTTGCGAAATGCCTCACTGGCAGGCCGAAGACGGTGGAGAAGGCGCAGGCTTCCTTCATGCTTTGGGTGGAATTGGAGGCTGTGGATGCTTTCTTG GATGCCATGGAGAAAGCAATAAAAAACAAAGTCGCCAAAGCTGTTGTGCCTGCAATTGATGTCATGTTTCAAGCCTTAAG TGAATTTGGCTCAAAAATTATTCCTCCGAAAAGGGTTCTTAAGATGCTTCCTGAACTATTTGACCATCAAGATCAAAATGTTCGTGCATCTTCTAAAGGACTTACTCTTGAGCTTTGCCGTTGGATTGGAAAAGACCCTGTAAAATCAATATTGTTTGAGAAAATGAGGGATACGATG AAAAAAGAATTGGAGGCTGAGCTCGTCAATGTCACTGGGACGGCCAGACCATCTCGCAAAATCAG ATCCGAGCAAGACAAGGAGCCAGAAAAGGAAGTTGTATCTGAAGTCGTTGGTCCTGGTCTTTCTGAGGAATCTACAGCGGATG CTCCTCAGGAAATAGATGAATACGAGCTTGTTGATCCTGTTGATATTTTGACTCCTCTGGATAAGTCTGGATTTTGGGACGGAGTG AAAGCATCCAAATGGTCAGAGCGAAAGGAGGCTGTTGCTGAACTCACCAAGCTTGCTTCAACCAAAAGAATAGCTCCTGGTGACTTCACCGAAATATGTAGGACATTGAAGAAG CTTATAACAGATGTGAACATAGCTGTTGCAGTTGAAGCTATCCAAGCTCTCGGCAATCTTGCCAAGGGCCTAAGAACTCACTTTTCTGGCAGTTCGCGTTTTCTATTGCCAGGGTTACTT GAGAAATTGAAAGAGAAGAAGCCAACTATGAGTGAGGCGCTGAACCAGACTCTTCAAGCTATGCATACAGCTGGCTGCTTAAATCTTGTTGACATTGTTGAAG ATGTTAAGACATCAGTTAAAAATAAAGTACCTCTTGTGCGATCATCAACTTTGAACTGGGTGACATTTTGTATTGAAACAAGTAACAAGGCTGTTGTTCTAAAGTTACACAAGGACTATGTTCCTATATTTATGGAG TGCCTCAATGATGGAACCCCAGAAGTGAGAGATGCAGCATTTTCAGCTTTGACAGCAGTAGCTAAG TCAGTTGGTATGAGGCCTTTGGAGAGGTCCCTGGAGAAACTTGATGATGTCAGAAGAAAGAAGCTTTCTGAAATGATTATGGGTTCCGAAGGTGGTACATCCACTGCTTCAACCTCAGGTTTGT TTCAAAGCTCTGGTGTTACTGCATCCTCTCTGGAG AATTCAGACGGTTCATTTGTTCGAAAGTCGGCTGCAAGCATGCTTAGTGGGAAGAGGCCTGTTCAGGCAGTT CCTGCTAAACAAAAAGGGGGATCTGGAAAATCTGGTGGCAGTAAGAAAGAAGTAACTGCACAGCCGAAAGCTTCCAAGTCAGTTGAACCACCTGAAGACGTTGAG CCAGCAGAAATGAGTCTTGAAGAAATTGAGAGCAGATTAGGTTCTCTTATACAAGCGGATACCATCTCTCAATTGAAGAGCGCTGTGTGGAAAGAACGGCTTGAAG CCATATCCTCATTCAAACAACAAGTGGAAGCTTTACAGGACATTAACCAGTCAGTTGAGTTATTAATTCGTTTACTCTGTGCTGTCCCTGGCTGGAGTGAAAAAAATGTTCAG GTTCAACAACAGGTAATTGAAGTTATTACCTACATAGCCTCCACTGCGATGAAATTTCCGAAGAAATGTGTGGTACTGTGTCTTCTGG GTATAAGTGAGCGGGTAGCAGATATCAAGACTCGGACTCATGCGATGAAGTGCCTGACTTCTTTCTCCGAAGCCATAGGTCCAGGATTTATTTTTGAAAGA CTTTACAAAATCATGAAAGAGCACAAGAATCCTAAGGTTCTTAGCGAGGGAATATTGTGGATGGTTTCAGCCGTCGAAGATTTTGGTGTCTCACATTTGAAGCTTAAG GATTTGATTGATTTTTGCAAAGATACTGGACTGCAGTCCAGTGCTGCTGCTACTAGGAATTCTACTATAAAACTTTTGGGTGTTACACATAAGTTTGTTGGTCCAG ATATCAAAGGATTTCTTACGGATGTCAAACCTGCACTACTTAGTGCACTGGAAGCGGAGTATGAAAAAAATCCATATGAG GGTGCTGCTGTGGTCCTGAAAAGAAATGTTCGAGCAGCAGAATCTTCATCAGTTTCTGCTGGTGGGTTGGATAGTCTTCCACGTGAAGATATTAGTGGAAAAGTCACACCTACTCTGCTGAAGAATTTGGAGAGCCCTGATTGGAAG GTTCGCTTGGAGTCAATTGATGCTGTAAATAAAATTATAGAAGAGGCTAATAAGCGCATCCAGCCAACTGGAACTG TGGAGTTATTTGGTGCCTTAAGGGGGCGATTATATGACAGCAATAAGAACCTAGTTGCAGCAACCTTGACAGCTATTGGTAATGTTGCATCTGCAATGGGAGCACTGGTTGAAAAGGCGAGCAAG GGCATTCTGTCAGATATTTTGAAATGTATTGGAGACAATAAGAAGCATATGAGAGAATGCACTTTAGCTACTTTAGACTCATGGCTCTCTGCTGTGAATCTTGATAAAATG GTTCCTTATATCACGGCTGCTATAACAGAAACCAAGCTTGGTGCAGAAGGGCGCAAAGATCTCTTTGACTGGTTGACAAGGCAGCTTTCTGTGTTAAGTGAATATAATGACGCTGTATATCTTCTGAAACCAGCTTCCTCTGCTATGACG GATAAATCTTCAGATGTTCGTAAAGCAGCAGAGGCATGCATTGCTGAAATTTTGAGAGTTAGTGGACATGAAGCG GTTGAGAAAATTTTGAAAGATATCCAAGGGCCAGCTTTAGCTCTTGTTCTTGAACGGTTGAAGCCTTTCGGGTCTTCTCAAG CAATATCGACCGTACCAACATCCAAAAGCATCCCAAAGGTCGGAAAATCTGCTTCCAATGGAATTGTAAAGCCTGGAATGAAAGCCTTACCTTCA AGGACCAATGCAATGAAGGGATCAAGGCAAGGTTCAATACTGTCCGTCCAAGATATAGCTGTCCAGTCACAGGCCTTGATAAATGTTAAAGATTCAGTTAAG GTGGATAGGGAGAGAATAGTGGTTAAGAGGTTTAAGTTTGAAGAACCACGAATAGAACAGATTCAAGATCTTGAG AATGACATGATGAAGTACTTCAGAGAGGATCTGCATAGGCGGCTTCTTAGTACAGATTTTAAGAAGCAAGTTGATGGACTTGAGATGCTGCAGAAG GCACTTCCAACTATCAGAAAGGAAATGATTGAAGTTATGGATATAATGCTTAGATGGTTTGTTGTACAATTTTGTAAATCAAACACAACATCCTTGCTAAAG GTGCTGGAATTTCTTCATGACCTTTTTGACATGTTTAGGGATGAGGGATACATGTTGACCGAATCAGAAGCCGCAATTCTCCTTCCATGCCTAATGGAGAAG CTTGGGCATAATGGATCTGGAGTACGAAAAGAAATGAAGGAGCTAGCCAGACAAATTGTCGAGGCATATACTGCAGCAAAGAGTTTACCTTATATTTTGGAGGGATTGCGCTCTAAGAACTACCGGTCACGAATTGAGTGTGCTGAACTTGTCGGATATTTGATCGATCATCATGGAGCTGAG ATCAGTGGACAATTAAAATCTTTGCAAATCGTTGCAAGCTTGACAGCAGAAAGAGAGAATGAAATTAGGAAGGCTGCTTTAAATACTCTAGCTTCTGGTTATAAGCTTCTTG GGGAGGACATATGGAGATATGTCGGGAAGCTAACAGGTGCTCAGAAAAGCTTGATAGAAGAGAGATTCAAGTATACG GTTAAAGATATGGAGAGAAATAAGGAAGGAAAGCCTGGCGAAGCTAGGGCTTCTTTGAGGCGTTCTGTTAGGGAAATTGG GTCTGATGTAGCAGAGCAGAGTGGAGAGCTTGCACGATCTATTGGTGCTCCAACACTTGCTAG GGGCAATTATGGTCATACTGAGATTCACAGGGAGAGACAGCTGATGCCTCGTGGATTTGCTGCTGTTAATGGCCCAACAGACTGGAATGAAGCTTTGGAGATCATTTCTTCTGAGGATCCTGATCAG TCGGTTGAAGGAATGAAAGTTGTGTGTCATGAGTTGGCACAGTCGTCCAATGATCCAGAAGGCAGTGCAATGGATGACCTAGTGAGGGATGCTGATAAACTCGTTTCATGCTTAGCAAAGAAG GTAGCAACGACTTTTGACTTCAGTTTGACAGGAGCTTCATCTAGGTCCTGTAAATATGTACTGAACACTCTTATGCAG ACATTTCAAAATAAAAGATTTGCACATGCTGTCAAGGAAAGTACTCTTGATAGTCTAATAACTGAGCTCCTGCTCTGGCTTTTGGATGAGAGGGTTCCCCATATGGATGATGGCAGCCAACTTCTGAAAGCCTTGAATGTCTTGATGCTAAAGATACTG GATAATGCAGACCGAACTTCATCCTTCGTGGTTCTTATCAATCTCTTACGTCCTTTAGATCCCTCAAGATGGCCTGCGCCTGCAGCGAATGAAACATTGGCTGCCAGAAACCAGAAGTTCTCTGATCTGGTTGTCAAATGTTTAATTAAACTTACAAAG GTTCTTCAAAGCACCATATATGATGTAGATTTGGACCACATCCTTCAAAGTATCCATTTATACCTTCAAGACTTGGGTATGGAAGAAATCCGGAGAAG AGCTGGTGCTGATGACAAACCATTGCGCATGGTGAAAACTGTTCTACATGAGCTTGTGAAGCTTCGGGGAGCTGCAATTAAAGGTCACCTTTCTATGGTTCCTATAGACATGAAGCCCCAGCCAATTATTCTTGCTTACATTGATCTTAATCTGGAG ACTCTAGCGGCAGCAAGGATGTTGACGTCAACTGGGTCTGGGGGCCAAACTCATTGGGGTGATTCAGCAGCTAATAATCCTTCATCTGCTACACATTCTGCTGATGCACAATTAAAG CAAGAACTTGCTGCCATTTTCAAGAAGATTGGCGACAAGCAGACTTGCTCCATTGGTCTGTATGAACTATATCGTATAACCCAACTCTACCCTAAA GTTGATATATTCTCTCAGCTCCAAAATGCCAGTGAGGCTTTTCGGACTTATATTAGAGACGGTTTAACACAG ATGGAGAAGAATGCAGCAGCTGGAAGGACACCTTCAAGTGTACCAATGCCTACTCCTCCCCCAGCTTCTCTGAGCGTTTCTTCGCCTGAATTTGCACCCCTTTCCCCTGTACACACAAATTCATTAATGGATTCAAAATCATTCAATGTGAAATCTGAACCAACTAGCTTTAACTTACCACCGGCATATGCTGAAGACAACAGGCTTCACAATGCCAATACTCCTAGAGGCCTGGTCGAAAACTCAATGGTCGACCCAAGGAATGAGAGATATATGGGTGGAG TGACTAGTGGGACACTAGATGCAATAAGAGAAAGGATGAAAAGCATGCAACTAGCGGCAGCTTCTGGAAACCTGGATTCAGAAGCTAGGCCATTAATGTATGTAAATGACAACCAGAATCTGGGACTCTCTGATCAGATAAATCGGGTATCAGAGAATACCCTCCAAAGTGGGGTTCTCCCTATGGATGAAAAGGCATTATCTGGGCTTCAAGCTCGGATGGAGAGACTAAAGAGTGGGACAATTGAACCCCTTTAA